The segment TGACCCCGGCGGCCGAGAGAACGCGCAGGGCCTCGTCGATGGCATAGCCCTTGGCGATGCCGCCGAGATCGAGCGCCATGCCCGGTTTGCGCAAAGCGACGCTGTCGCCCTGCAGGTTAATGGCGCGGTAATCGACTTTGCCCAGCAGGCCCGCCAGTTCCGCAGGCGCGGGCAGAGACAGATTTTCAGAGCGGCCGAATCCGTAGCGCTGCATCAGCACGCCGATGGAGACATCAAACAGTCCTGCCGAAAGCCTGCTGATCTCCAGAGCCTTGGCCAGGACCGCGGCTGTTTCCGGCGACACACGGGTCCAGCCGGCGCCGGCGCGGGCGTTGACCCGGCTGACGTCGCTGGTGCTGCGATACACGTCGCAGACCGAATCGATCAGCGCCATGCGCTCCACCGCCTGATCCAAGACCTGCTGCCACCGCGTCTCCATCCCATCCGTATAAAATATTTTCATGGATACATAGGTGTCCATGAGGATGAACGTTTTTTCCAGCGTCTGATACGGGGAGGGGTGGCAAGAGATCAACAAGGCGAGGGCGAGGATCGCCGGGATTCTCAGGACCGCGGCAACCGGAGTGGTCCTAATTTTCTCGAGTGATTGCAAAATCGACCAATTTCATTAAGCTGGCTTTTGTTTCAGAATCCGCATAGGACTGCAATGCACGCTCAGCTTGCCGGGCATAATGCGTGGCTATCTGATGGGCATAGCCGATTCCGTCCTGCGCCTCGACGAACGAGAGAATCCG is part of the bacterium genome and harbors:
- a CDS encoding FAD:protein FMN transferase; protein product: MQSLEKIRTTPVAAVLRIPAILALALLISCHPSPYQTLEKTFILMDTYVSMKIFYTDGMETRWQQVLDQAVERMALIDSVCDVYRSTSDVSRVNARAGAGWTRVSPETAAVLAKALEISRLSAGLFDVSIGVLMQRYGFGRSENLSLPAPAELAGLLGKVDYRAINLQGDSVALRKPGMALDLGGIAKGYAIDEALRVLSAAGVTDAQVDVGGEVATLAGPLTAGKRHIYVRDPRQRERFYGRFRMDQGCVATSGDYERYFMHQGKRFHHILDPRSGLPAWGCRSVTIQAPENSLCDGLSTAVFVAGPQQGMALVESLPGVEAIILYEDDQGLHHKISSGLQKTFQLLSAGE